From the genome of Periplaneta americana isolate PAMFEO1 chromosome 17, P.americana_PAMFEO1_priV1, whole genome shotgun sequence:
gcaacctacaagacaaggcgtatggaactaatctttaaataaaataagtagcttggtttatttttgtatgcagccccccttaattcaatacccacgagccgccactggtttttatgaaattttctttttcctcttccaaaatgaaactgtagtcaacaattacttacttgaagtagttactttcaTTTAagagctagcactttcgaggcgcaatttaattacttatattttttaagatttaaagcatatattcagaatatttcgggatctgattgaagacaaaaagctttcccttgtgtttacatataggaacataacaaaaatttgccatttttagttgtttttaagagtatttaatatactaatacactacatattatatcctcaatgtttatataccgaaaaacaaatgcacacgcaaagcgcatccctcatagtacacgtgtgctctctgttggtgctagttcaggatatccctatttatGCACTTAAAATACAACTTAAAATCGCTTcattataacatatatatatatatatatatatatccctcaACATTATTACAAAcgaaaaaatattactttcacGATGATTTATCTTAAATACCATCACGTCTACACAGTAATTTATTCTTCATGATTGACACTTGCGTCCAGCATGTTGCATTTTTTCCTTCTTCGTGAATATATATACGAGTTCCGAATTTTTTCACCCAAGAACACGTGTTCTCCAGAGAGACTGCTGAGGACTAGAGGATTCAACACATGAAGAAGAATAACAACAAGGACATAGAAAAACAGAATACCACCCCATGaagggaaggagagagagagaaagagagaagacaGGAGGGAAAGGAAGAGGGAAATTACCCTCAAGCAGGTAATTCTTTTTCCCCCCACAGCTTATGTTATCGTACCCCTCACCCCTTTATTATCCATAATTCCCACCGTCCCTTAGTGACTTGGGGAGGGGATGgaaggtgcaatccatgttctaaaattttcccaatACAAACTGAGCAAATTTTCAGCATTCCTGATAACTGAGAAATTACAGTGCTATTCTTGCAGTTGTTTCTTGTTGGCAAGCCTGATTATGATAGTGACGTATGTATTGGTAATCCTCATTTTTTGTGATAATTTTGGAAGTAAAAATCGTCGTAAGTAATTTGTGATACTATATTGTGCAGATTGACGGATTGTCTCAAAGGGCACGGAAGACAAAGTATACAGGATGAGCTTACTCCATTGGATGGAGTGAAGCCGCTTTGATGGACCTGACACTGTCTTGTtactaccaaaacattgcaaaatagctagcACCtaatagaagatcttatgataatagacATCCCATACGTCCCTAATATCCTAGACGAGTCACGGTTTATTTTTCATCTCGTAACACAGAATTGCCAACCatgtatttttgcaaaaattggAAATCTGTCGTCAATAAATAACATAGGcaacataaataattacatacaagTTGATTAAATTGACAGAGAGTACAGAAAATTGACTGAGAGGGCAGAGATTGGCTTGAAGGAACAGAGAGTAGATTGAAAGGATAGAGAGATGATTGAGActggacagagagtggactgaaaggacggagagtagactgagagatcAAAGAttggattgagaggacagagagtggactgagaggacagagctTGGACTGAGagatcatagagtggactgagaagacagagaatggactgagcagacagagtggactgagaggacatggagtggagtgagaggacagagagtggactggtaggacagagagtgtaatGAGAAGACAGAGGTTACACTGAGAGGTTAGAGAGTTGacagagtgggctgagaggacttagagtggactgatagtAAAGAGAGTAGACTTAGAGGACCGAAATAGGACTGATAGGACAGAATGAACTGAGAGTACAGATAGTGATCTGAGAGTATAGAGAACGGTCTGAgaggagagagtggactgaggggacagagtggactgaaaccacagtctactatatacagtcgcgaagtttgaggtgattttttgcaaatctcgtgataaagcgctccaagcggttagcaactagaaacaaaagactgtccacggtcgactttggactgtgtcgtatttccatcgagtgctagctcgttgcgtatttcacattgatgcttgtgaaatgttcattattgattgtaatgaaaatgttaatggctaaaatacaataattggaataataatattttcctagagacgaaaaaaaattaagtttgttttaatgaaatttattgatcacgttttattttcaattctggtgggattattattgcttaggctgACTTTCCTTTTCAAAggttatgttttaaattatagttgttaattttgttgttatttttatttgttactttactagagacgtagaaaaagtcttttacaataaaatttattgatcacgtgttatttccaattctggtgtgattattattgcttaacctcatcccactttgttaactacgtagcctacactacaagtaccggtacacgtaaattactccattaattcatatttccattattattgttgtaaagggaaatgcaaattaatatttattggtttcatagttaattatcgctataatcttgactgagtgaagcgattatagtaaatttcagttcgttttgcacaaacaaaaataatattaacctatttcttgcaggtatcttcgagtttatggtggaatttaatatactttattaaaataatgaaattaactttatgcatttaatatttcaataagggaaggaaggtgttaatttttccaaaagaacacaacgaaagtgtaacatattttgttgtctactaggcgagagatctgcgatgatgaggcgatagttgcgatcctagtggtgggcaactacccatgtttgcatttttactacatattgagcttcgcgactgtatatagtagactgtgctgaaactgcttagagtggactgataggacagagagaactgagaggacagagtggactcagaatagagagtggactgagggaaCAGGGGGGGGGGGATTGAGAGCAGAGAGAGTGGGCTGAGGGGACAGAGAGTGATTACAGAATGGTCCGAGAGGACATGAAGTGGACTGAAAGaacagagtgaactgagaggacagagtggactgagattggAGTGATTGACAGAGAGTGGACCGAGAGTACACATAGCGGAATGAGAGTACGCACAGTGAAGTGAGAGGACACAGATTTGACTCAGGacagagattttttttattttagtaggttattttacaatgctttatcaatatcttaagttattttagcgtctgaatgagatgaagatgataatgcgggtgaaatgagtccggggtccagcaccgattgttacccagcattttctcatattgggttgagggaaaatcccggaagaaacctcaaccaggtaacgccccaaccgggaatcaaacccgctctaactgttactctacaggcacaggacagagattggactgagattagagtggactgagaatacaaaGAGATTTGACAGAGAACACTGAGAGTGGCATCCATAGAGTGTATTCAAGAATGTAAGTAGATAagttattgtagaagttaaaagCAGAGAATAAATTAGTTACTGAAGTGCttattaaacgtagaataattaGGCTATGTATGGATGAAGGTATTAGAGGTTGAAGTATTTTATGCTAGAGTAAgacaactatttacaagaagccatgacTGGACGAGTCTCAATTATTGACGAAGTGTCTAGTAAGTTTGTTTTGatgtaattttatttcgacagtccctaatACTAGCAAATAGCTAATTCCAGGGTCTTGGCAGGTCTATTGTGAAAGTAGATGAGTATGGTTAAGAATTGTGTGAATTAGAGGGTAGCAACTTGTAATAAAATTTTCTCAACAACTCAGTTTCTATAAATCACTCTCAGTTACATGACCTCTTCTTTCAGTTGTGATGAATTTAATCAAAATGGAACCTGAGAATGATTCTTTGGACTTACTACAAGACAACacatacaaattaaaagaaaataaggcTTCTTCAGAGGTAAAGTGAAAAGTCTCCCTGTTtctatatttgtttgtttaaaaGTGCCAGAAAAGGATGTATTTGTTATTGTTCTGACAttgattaataaaatatcttactcGAAAACACATTTGCACATATggtgtactatatatatatatactatgaagagcttgcgggaaaaaggatgaatgtcacatttctattaaggattacgtaatgatctaattgagtctataactgcaagatatagtgctgtttctatagaaaaaaaggaaaggattactgtattcgtggtgataattctcttttttaccatttttcataagaacaacattaaatttcgcagtaatccattgaattagataatgacattaaccttaagaaaactgtgacattcatcgtttttcccgcaaactcttcatatATATCAGATTATTGTACACACATCATAGTATGTAAATTATTTGCACAAGGAAAAGCTGGCCCATTATCAGTGATTGCCTGTGTCCCCAAGATCTTGTTCCCTTTTTGCCTTCAGTTGTCTTATCTAACTTGTTGCCTGTGTGCAGAGATATAGCCAATAATGGCATGCAGAATCAGATTgacggctgttaaaaattaaGTCAATTTTAAAACAGCGGAATAAAATCATTCATAttgtcattttattccataggAAGGGAATTTATCGCATCTGGAAGTGATGGGAATGAAGGCAGAATGCATGGACCACAGTTCCGAAATCAAATCAGAAATAAAAGTTGAAGACACTCCAGCGCCTACGACCTTTGAATTCGTGAGATGTGAAATTGATGTACAGGTAGTGAATTTTTAATATGTCAAAACCattaacttttttcttgtttccaATAGTTTGTAAACTTGAAATTCCTCCATTTTTAGATTTGGAATAGAATAATAATTCGCTAATATATATTTCCGGTAGTTAATAGAGTACTATCTGGAATATATGAACGAAGTTATTGTGCCTAGGGACAGGATTTCATTTAACTTTACAAAATTTTTCTTCATTGCTAGACATTCATCGATAGGTTTATCCAAAACTCACATGAGATTTGGAAGTTATCTAACTAACTGTtttaagaaataagtttatagaaaataataataacaataataataataataataataataataataataataataataatattaataataataatataataatgcaacTTTGTTCATAACAATTtggtttttttttgttacaaactGATCTGTGAAAATACGCCACACTGTTGAGTAACTCAACTTCTGTCCCTTCTCAAATTGATTCACAGTATATTGGTATAATCCTTTTAGAacgttttttataattttctggaCTTGCATTTATGAAATCAGCATTAACACCGTCTGTTTCGGATTTTGATCTGCCCcaactctctttctctctcacgaaactgtttttattttattttttttttattttacaaactttCACAATGACAAATTTCAGTTTCCCTCGCTCAATCCATTTCGAGATGTGAATCTTCTAAGTCCACTGAAactatttgtattatatattattaccgAATAAGACCAATTTGCATTTGTGTAGGAAGGGAATTTATCGCATCTGAAATTGACGGACATGAAGACAGAATGCGTGGACCAGAGTTACGATATCGAATCAGAGATAAAGATTGAAGAAACCACACCAGCGCCTATTAGCTTTCCTATATGGTTAAAACCGAAGTTGATGAGAGTGGTTCACTGTCAATATACACATATAAgtatcagtaatatatttttaagtatgtcAGACGTATTAACAGTCTCACTTTGCATTAACTCTTTTCCCTTTTTTCCATAACTTTTACAAATTAGACGGTTTTCATTTAGTTTTGGAATAACATAATAATTTGCAAATATATATTTCTGGTAAggatagggttgccaactttttttgaagaaaatacgggagattaaggaatcgacaaaatttcacatataaaataggcaaattattctttattctacactttaacagctaggcttaaattaagagtattttgagacagattttgtctcgcgtaatatatgaaatcgactgcagttttcagctctgatttgattaaatgtgtcgtgctcatgtttcgaatatctgtccaattattatttatgatatgtaataccctctttgtatgagcattactacttgatatgcttagaacaaaactagccagttttttttccatatttGTAACGTTATTTCTGTTTGATTTTAAAACCCATTCTTGCCAAGCATTACATtctataaatctacatattttaatgtgtctCTTGTTCAACAAACCTCATCATATAAACAAATCACgaaaaaatcaaatgtttagaataaaattttttacattatataaaaataaggGAGAAGAATGCTCGAAGAGTAGAATAATATGGGAGCCGGGAGACTTTAAAAAttacgggagatcccgggaaatatgggagagttggcaaccctaggtaCGGAACAGGGAATTGTCTCGAATACACAGAGAGAATTGTGCGTAGGAAGACATTTCATTCTCagtttacgattttttttttatttgttactgatgtAGCAATTCCTATGCTATATATTGAACGATGAGTTGAAACAGATGTAAATGTTTATACAATACAAACAAAAGATTTGGAAGTCCTCTGACTTTGTTATGAAGTaagtttattgaaaattatggtagtgtaataataataacaataataataataataataataataataataataataataataataatactaataaaattaatagtaattgcaacaatagtaataataataaaagtaatcttCTTCTTCGTTAGTTACTACAAATTCATAGAAGTTTTGACTTTCTCAACTACTTTCCGCCATTCATTCCTGTTTTGGCCAATTCCTTATTTCCATCTTTCTTATGTCTTCTAGGACAATATCTATATATCTGTTTTTTTTGGTCTTTCTCTGTTCCTTATGTTTATTGGTTGCCAGTCATAGATCTGTCTATTAACCTATCTTCGTTCTTGCTGTTTATATGTCCAAACCAAGCTAGTCTTTTCGCTttatatagtttattattattattattattgttattaatgagtttgtttaattcattattattccgAATTCCCCAAATGccaaataattatttcatcatcatcatcatcatcattattattattattattattattattattattattattattattattatatttttttccccTTATAACAGAGATGGGTGTGTTCTGTTATATAGAAATCTGTGAAAATATGCAACACTGTTGGAACATCTCATCTGCTGTCCCCTGGCAACCTAATTCACAGTGTGCATTtcatattctgattttttttataatgttctGGACTTACAGTTAAAATCGGCATTTACGTTGTTTCCCATAGTCTTCAATCTGCCACGAAATCTGTCCTTCAATTGTTTTTCAATCTGCACAATTATGATAAATTCCAGCTTCCATACCTGAATTCATTTGGGGTTATAAATCTTCTGAATCCGCAGCAACAATctgtattacatattaatttgcaCATGTGGTGACAAAACCTCTCTTTTCTGCTATCTTATGTCAAAAGGAGAAGTCGTGTTAGATAGTCTGCATCTTGAGGTAATAAAACCTTCAACagcaaaatatattaatgtttgaATGTATAACCTGTTTACCGTTTGTATACATAAAATATTCTTGCAAATTCTGATCACTGTCCTGTAGGCCATTTATACATGACAGGTACATATTTTCAAGATTGAAACTTGATTTCACTGCGTTACAATACAAGCAAACAGCCTGAATTTAAGGAAGGATGTATTAAATACGTAAATCAATGCAGTTAGGGGGAAGATATTAGGTTTTATGTAAAAGTCATTCCAATCTTGCCGAAAAAGTAGATTGGAATGATTAGGTTTGAATACTGAGATGTCTGAAATGGGAAACCAAAGACACATATGGTCAATTAAAACTATcttcattatttactcatttttccaGGAAGATTTGTTCGCTGTGGCCAGAGTTCAGCAGGAACAGAAAGTGGAAATATCTTCAGAAGAGGATGAAGTGTTGACTGAGAAGTGAGTATACTGTGCTGCTTTtgcttcttccattctttcataACTTCATTTAATGATGACGAAAGGAATAAATCTTGTAATGTATGATACTATTTCAATACTGGTACATCTTATACTGAAATGACGTAATATTCACTAAAATGATCAGTAACTTGATAAGTAACACATTGCAACTCCTATATATCTGCTGCTTAATTATTCTGATATCCTAGCACCATGATCTCTTTTAGGGTACGATCAAGTCACTACTTTGATTGGCAACATTACTACTGTGGCTGCAATCCTTGTGCATTGTACTACTTCGCTGTTTTTCTTGCTGTGCTATTCGAGTGGTGCGAAAATTTCGACAAGTTATGCTGGATCGTATTTCTGTATTTAAAGGTTGCGTTTCTTTTGCAGCAGCTAGCTGAAGCTTTTCCTTTCTGCTCATACTTCACTGCATTATTAGGTTGTGCTTCATGTTAGATTTTCATATTATGAAATGCAGGCATATGTATCTTAAATAGCTGTTTTTGATTTTGAAACAGAACTATGTCTTAAAAGATAGAGAATGGAAAGGTCTTGGTAATGTAATGAAAGAAAACAGAGAAAGTGTGAAGTTCCAATCACCTTGAAGATATGGTTGCCAACTACCCAGTATTTCATTGGCCTGGCCGGATATTTTGTCAGGTcccaacataataaaaaataggttgcagccgccaaattactcttcaaggaacgaccactcatataaattgagggaaagaagacagaggacggacactggaaagttttctttcctcaatcgcactatcagggactggaatgctttacctgcagactcactaaaggctttaccaacaaccaaaaatgtatttaaaaaataggcttaaggacttcactaatagacggtaattatacacagtatttaaagggtgtaaatgatattttgttattgaagtgctgtatcagtgaagaattatgtggtgtcagtgaagtgtgttatgtaagtgaaacgtgttcctgtcagtgaggctttatagtttatagtggcagtgcaaagtatttgaacagtgaaatgtttttgaagtgttagtgaaatcaggatagaatcagtgaaatgtgtcgtagttccagtgcagtgagtgagttgacagcgaaatgaatgtagtgttgaaaggtacttgtgcagatatgaacatatcatactcgtggggtttagttcgaacttaggtttaagatacaaattagatttactttaaatgttattttaagtgattgtgcttcatttaatttaggatgttccctgttgttattattattattattattattattattattattattattatcattattattattactataaattattgttagtattaattattagtattattattaattgtattttttattaattgtgtttattattgtcaatattgagtgtaattagttaccactgccaccaggtatatacccattgcagtgtgaataaatacgtacataaggCTGGTGACCAGTATCACCATCCCTGATTGTAGCCAGTAAATTTATATAATGTGTTTGAGGAATTGTGATAGGTCTAAGAGCTTTTTACAAATGTGCTAAAAGAGATTTTTTAATTCTATCATGGGATATTGTAACCTTTAACTTCGAGCAGCTAAAGATATGGAAATTTTCAAGTATTTTTCAGCCCTGAAACTTGATGGGTCTACACCAAAAATGGATTAAAATCTGTTGCACAAAAACTAGGCTTGAACTGcatgcagttacactgttctgtctaagggcagatctttcactacaaactcagtTTTCTTGAATCtctcctgttttctgcctttttctttgtctcatataatttatatgaggggcagtcaaatgaaattcagatcagatgccaaaaagtataatagaacatttattacCTCGAAAGTAATTTCCAAAACTGTTTAAACATTTATCCCACTGTGAGCCAAGGCAATCAATCTCATTCTTGAAAAAGCTTGTGGGCTGTTTACCGGAGCAGTTCCTTACCCAGTTACCCACGTCTTCGTCTGATGCAAAACGAAGTCCATGAATGTCTTTCTTCAACCCtcgaaaaatgtgaaaattgcaTGGGGAGAGATGTGGGCTGTAGGGGGGGGGGGCAGTATAGAAGAGTTTCCCAACCAAATCTTTGAATCGTATTCCTCATGGAATTGGCAGTATGTGGGCGGGCATTATCTTTGCCATTCGATATTATTCCAGGGCATTTTGACTTAATTAATGGCTTATCTCAGTgtctgtaaagtttcttcataacacTGTGCATTGATTGTGGTCCCATgctcgagaaattcaacaagcagagGACCCCTGGAATCGAAGAAAAATGTCAAAATGACTTTACCGGAACTTTTGTATATTGCTTTTGACTTTTTCGGTGGGGGAGAATCCATGTGTTTGCATTGTTGGCCTTGCCGTTTGCTCTCTGGTTCAAAATGGTCACACCACGATTCATCCCCAGTGACAATATGGGACAGAAATGCATACTCTTCCTCGTTATATCGTTGCAAGTGACCCAGTGAAGCAGCCATTCTGTTTTCTTTCCTCCGTCAACTGATATGGAAACCATTGCGCGCATATTTTTCGGTAATGCAGGTGCTTCATCGCAATGACGTGTACGGAACCGTGACTTATTCCCATCAAACGACGAAGTTCTTCCACAGTGATCCATCGATTCCCCTGTGTAAGACAATCAACCTCAGCAGTAACAGCAGGAGTGATAGCACGATGAGCCTGTCCTGGGCGAGCATCGTCTTGCAGTGACACGCGTCCCTCTCGAAATCTCTTGTACCATTCCAGTAAATGCGAACATGACATGGTGTGTTTGCCGTAAACAGCAGACATGAGACGATTGATTTCTCGTCCTACTCCTTCTGCAGTCAAAAATCGCACTATACCTCGCTGTTCTTTACCTGTCTCCATTAGTGATGTTGGATGAACACACATGTCTCTAACCTCACTTCCAGCACAATAAAAGAACGACTAGGGTGTAAGCAGAGGTTGTAACTGTGCTTTCGCGAATCTCCACCAGATGTCAGTTCAGGAATTAAATTCCAGTGGTACCAACTTGCCCGCTGTGAGATATACAcatgcggtcttactaataaaaactctatatacagacgtttaactgtcttatacttatacaatgagtaactcgtttataagtcgtgtgtaaattccttactaataatcactacattcatcgtgtataacagtataactgttaacgcagctacgtcatagtttcgtcattacttcattacaaaaggtaatagaatatctgagattctctattgcatctggtagagcgctctagtatgCCATGTTAAGTATCGACAGTTccactggctctgatcgattacacaCTATAtattggtcaaagagtacaagctacagcaatattattctacttattctgtgctctt
Proteins encoded in this window:
- the LOC138693160 gene encoding uncharacterized protein isoform X5, whose amino-acid sequence is MNLIKMEPENDSLDLLQDNTYKLKENKASSEEGNLSHLEVMGMKAECMDHSSEIKSEIKVEDTPAPTTFEFVRCEIDVQEDLFAVARVQQEQKVEISSEEDEVLTEKTMS
- the LOC138693160 gene encoding uncharacterized protein isoform X4; protein product: MNLIKMEPENDSLDLLQDNTYKLKENKASSEEGNLSHLEVMGMKAECMDHSSEIKSEIKVEDTPAPTTFEFVRCEIDVQEDLFAVARVQQEQKVEISSEEDEVLTEKWTQDDEDFKVFDWISLKKKYMLN
- the LOC138693160 gene encoding uncharacterized protein isoform X3 — protein: MNLIKMEPENDSLDLLQDNTYKLKENKASSEEGNLSHLEVMGMKAECMDHSSEIKSEIKVEDTPAPTTFEFVRCEIDVQEDLFAVARVQQEQKVEISSEEDEVLTEKVRSSHYFDWQHYYCGCNPCALYYFAVFLAVLFEWCENFDKLCWIVFLYLKVAFLLQQLAEAFPFCSYFTALLGCASC